GAAACAATAGTCGAagtttaaaacaataaaaaggcAATCAGTACTAATCTAACACCTTTGAtaactcaaaaaagaaaacaataatagTGATagtataataataaacaaaggGGCTTAGAATACAAACcctacccaaaacaaaattttaaataatccCTCCAAGCTGAAATAAGAACTTAGACTGTCTTTATGTTGCAATAATATGcaatgccctaaaatccaattcatTAAAAGGTCAGATATGTTTGCCAACATTAACTTGGGACACTAGatgggggaaaaaaacaaaacaaaaataagaagttaaaaaataaatagtactATGAAAGGAAGGGAACCCCATGcctcaaacaaaaccaaaaaagacTTCATCACAGGAGATCTGCAATATTTGATGGCAGCTCCTCAACTTGCACATTGTAGAACTTCTGAATGTCAAACAGCATTCGCTCATCGTCCTTTGTAACAAAATTAATGGCAACACCCTTTCTCCCAAACCGTCCACTTCGTCCAATACGGTGAAGGTAATTTTCTGGTTGAGTCGGCAGATCAAAGTTTATGACCAAGGAGACTTGCTGCACATCAATACCACGAGCCAAGAGGTCAGTGGTGATGAGAACACGGGAAGATCCAGAGCGGAATTCACGCATAATTATATCACGAGTATTCTGGTCCATGTCACCATGGGTGGCTGAGACTGTATGGTCACGGCCACGCATCTTGTCAGTGAGCCAGTCAACCTTGCGCCGTGTGTTCACAAAGATGACACTTTGGGTGATGGCCAGGGTTTCGTAGAGATCACATAGTGTCTCAAGCTTCCACTCTTCCTTCTCAACATTCACATAAAACTGCTTGATACCCTCAAGGGTGAGTTCATCTCGCTTCACCAAGATTCTCACAGGCTTGTTCATAAACTTCCTAGTGATCTCAAGGGCTTCAGGAGGCATTGTAGCAGAGAACACCCCAACCTGAACCTTGGCGGGAAGCAGCTGGAAAATATCATAGATCTGACAACCATAATAACAACATTAGAACATAATATCCAAGCACTTCAAGAACTGCAAATCTTTGAACAAGATAAGAGAGAGCACATGGAGAAAAAACACTAATAGAAGTTCAATCCTTTCATCAGTACAATTAATATATGAAGTTAGACATGGATtattcatgaacaaaacaataACTTTTCCTTATTATAAAGAGAGCAGTAAATAGTTATCATCAGGCTTTTGGACCTGAACAGCAGAATAAAAAACCACTACACACCTAATCCAATTTAACCTGAAAACACACACAGACCTAATCCCAttattccttaaaaaataaagatgggttcattttcaattattaaacCATTAAAATGACCAAGTAACCTTATACATGACCCAAAAACCCAatagaacttaaaaaaaatattaataaccaCAGAATTAGATCTGACTTGTAAATGAAACAGCACTAAAAAGAACACGGAGAATTTACTGTTAATCTGACAAGTCAAGTGCCTCAAATTCAAAGTGGCCCCTAAACTGATAAGTTGTTCCTGAAAGACTCCAATTGTCTTTAATAAGGGTAAAACAGCTCCAATGTTTAATTTCTTACTGTGATACATGTTACTTCCTTCCCATATGTTGTTCATCAAAAACAAGATATTGCAAAATAGACACCTAACACATGCAAGCACccatccaacaaaaaaaaaaaattgacgtCAAAGAGAAATTATGTATGGTGCATATGCATTGCAAACATAAAAAAGGATCAAGATCAAAGTAAATTTACTAACCTGGTCCTTGAAACCACGAGAAAGCATTTCATCAGCCTCATCCAGTACAAACATCTTAATGTAATCAGGTCGAAGTGACTGCCTTCGCAACATGTCAAATACACGACCAGGGGTGCCTACAACAACATGAACACCTGCCTGAAGGATGCGTTGATCCTCACGAACACTTGTGCCACCAACGCAAGCATGAACCTTGACATTAAGATAATCACCAAGTGCCCGCATAACCTTCTCAATCTGTTGTGCAAGTTCCCTAGTGGGTGCCAAAACCAAAGCCTGGCACTGGACAAGCTCATAATCAAGTTGTTGCAAAATCCCAGAGCAGAAAGTTGCTGTTTTCCCAGTTCCAGACTGAGCCTGTTGAATAACATCAAGACCTTTGCAGAAAGGAACAATCCCCCTTTGCTGAATTGCAGAAGGCTTCTCAAAACCTTAAGTAGAGAATTTCATTAAAACATATCCAAGCAAAATATAAACAAGAAGCAGAAGAATAGAACCAGGGAACATGATCATAGATTCAATGATAAACCATGCAATTTCCATGATGGTATGTTCATTGCAAAAAACCATGAAATTGAAAACCACCCTAAACAATGGGGGTACAGCACTTTGTActgaaattataaaaatttgcaattaCAATTCCGATTATAACAAACTTCACAAACTGCACCCCATAGCCTGATTAACTGCAATAATTCGAGACAATAGCTCAAAACAGGGCACAACAGAGAAATCAACTTTTGACGATCATGTGACTTGTATGTGATCACTAATTTTAACAGTCAATCAATTTATGAGGTGCAATTTGCAGTCTCTCTTACGGTTGGGGTGGTGATTGCAAGTTTTCATATTCGGGGTGCAAAATGCATATACCCCATATTTTAGGGGTTTTCTgcaattaaaatcaaataaataaacatacatatagtaaattgttttttttaaatggaccCCCAGCCCACTTGGTTTTTACCATATTTTATAACAAGTTAATAGGTGGTAGCCTACAATTCATGAGTATTTACAATGATTtgtacataaattttaaaagaagttttcCATAGGTTGATGCAGGCTAACAACTTGGGAGccatcaaaatttcaatttcactTCTTTTTTACAACCAGAAGAAGAGATATTAAACAAAAGATCTTCTATTCCTACCGTAAGCATAGATTCCTCTCAGAAGGTTTTCATGCAATTTCATTGaatcaaaactttcataaacCTCATCATATGAGGTGAAGAACTCTTCTTGCCCATCAGTTGAGAGTCTGCAACAAccaatttgtcaaaaaatataattagaatTTGCACAAATCACAAAGCATGAATGATATGATCCAACAATTTTAAGAGTAAATTGTATATGTAAATAGAAAGAACAGAAACCATGGTTaagaatatagaaaataaaCTTACAACTCATTCATTTTAGCATCAAACTGGCGAGCATCAAATTGTGAACCTTCTGGAGCTGCACCTGCCATAGCTGTACACAAACAAATATTTAGTTAATAAGAAACTTCAGTGAGAAAGAGCGAGCACAAAGGACTAAAACAGAATAGCATATTTAAGCTCCAGAATCAATTCAGAGATCCCATGATTTGTCAAATATAAATACATACacacaagaaaaaatagatagacATTACCAAACCATTATGTGTTTTCAgtggaaataaataaaatcggGCTAATTCAAGGAGCAAAGTGGTGTACAAGTAAAGATGGGACAACCACACCACATGTcaaaaagtgataaaaagtTGCTAAACAATGTAACAGAAGAGCCAAACTTGCAGACCAAACAAAGTGGCATACAAGTATTAGATTTCTGTCTTAATGTCTGGGGAAGATATTCTAAGGAGTAGACGAAAATCTGTCATGATGGAAATAAATCCTTGAGCAACAGACACCGCTTCACCCACTCCCCCAAAGTTTTGCTAAATGCAATATGCATTGCCATTGTTTCTCTTAAAATTAGCAGAATCCAGCACAAAATGGAATAATAATCTTACCACTCAGTACTTAATCATAAATATACCGCTACAGTAACCTTGGAATATAGgagaaaaaatataacaaaaactaCTGCATGGATCAAAGTAGTGTAGGAGTAATGATGGAAAACCAAACCACACGtcaaaaagttttattaaaaaaaaggttgctAAACAATATAACAGAAGAGCCAAACTTGCAAACCAAACAAAGTGGTATAGAAGTATTAGATTTCTGTCTTTAATGTCTGGGGAAGATATTCTGAGGAGTAGATGGAAATCTGTCATGATAGAAATAAATCATTGAGCAACAGAAACCACTTCACCCACTCCCCCAAAGTCTGGCTAAACATAATATGCATTGCCATTATTTCTCTTAGAATTAGCAGAAACTAGGAAAAACTGAATAGTATTCTTACCACTCAgtacataataataaatatgcCACTAGCGTAACCTTggaacatattaaaaaatataacacaaactACAGCATGGATAAAAAACAATTTCCCTTGAGAATCATAACACTCGCAATAAGTTCACCCTATAGTACATGACTTGAATACATAAAACAATACTTATTTCCCAATACAGTAATTGAATCTCTGAGCTCTCAGAAAGAGATGACACTAAAACTGCTCCCTTTTCCTACATAGACCACTAAAGCCAACAGTTCCCCAGAAAAAAATTCCCTCACCCTCTAGATGATTACTgagaaaaaaacacacaaacacaaaaccaGGCCTTTTCACTCCTACTTCATCATGTGTAGCTTCCCAAAAATCCCCCAAAAAAACTATCAAACTAAATAGTCCCACAAGCCTCAATCACTAAATTCCATCAATTTCCCCCGCATCAATCACATTCTCTACCCCCCTACTCTTCACAATCACCAAACACAAGCACCCATTTAACATTAtcacaaaaatcaaatatctAACACAGAACTACAACCATTGTCACAAACagaacacaaaccaaacacagCACCCAGTAAACACAGTCACAAAAATCAAACAGCAAACAAAGAACTACAACAATAATCACAAGCCCAACAGACGAATCCCAGATCCCAAAAGAAACACATAGCACATACAAAAAGCAATCACTACACACTTACATCCAATAT
The sequence above is drawn from the Castanea sativa cultivar Marrone di Chiusa Pesio chromosome 5, ASM4071231v1 genome and encodes:
- the LOC142637393 gene encoding eukaryotic initiation factor 4A-2-like, with amino-acid sequence MAGAAPEGSQFDARQFDAKMNELLSTDGQEEFFTSYDEVYESFDSMKLHENLLRGIYAYGFEKPSAIQQRGIVPFCKGLDVIQQAQSGTGKTATFCSGILQQLDYELVQCQALVLAPTRELAQQIEKVMRALGDYLNVKVHACVGGTSVREDQRILQAGVHVVVGTPGRVFDMLRRQSLRPDYIKMFVLDEADEMLSRGFKDQIYDIFQLLPAKVQVGVFSATMPPEALEITRKFMNKPVRILVKRDELTLEGIKQFYVNVEKEEWKLETLCDLYETLAITQSVIFVNTRRKVDWLTDKMRGRDHTVSATHGDMDQNTRDIIMREFRSGSSRVLITTDLLARGIDVQQVSLVINFDLPTQPENYLHRIGRSGRFGRKGVAINFVTKDDERMLFDIQKFYNVQVEELPSNIADLL